A DNA window from Acetilactobacillus jinshanensis contains the following coding sequences:
- a CDS encoding class I SAM-dependent methyltransferase — MKKLLRYGVDAPVITWTSVILGIILILFDYDFSWLLGILLLLLAVIIMAYTIRKYTWVQNIIRHLDLRTASKILDVGTGKDFFLTHVTKAAGPVAFVTGIESKNQYVINKARKNAKKEHVNNRINVIHGDVRHLPFPNDSFNLITAMDTKDSFMDDRDTEDVHQIYHEIIRVLKQYGSFVLVSNQKNVNRIYNYLDTLDGIQVKRSHTTSKFDILHWGELTLKKE; from the coding sequence ATGAAAAAATTGTTGCGGTACGGTGTCGACGCTCCAGTTATTACCTGGACATCCGTTATCTTAGGAATTATTTTGATTTTATTTGATTATGATTTTTCCTGGCTGTTAGGGATCTTACTGTTACTGTTAGCTGTTATCATCATGGCCTATACGATCCGTAAGTACACCTGGGTTCAAAACATTATTCGTCACTTGGATCTACGGACGGCTTCGAAAATCTTAGATGTCGGTACTGGTAAAGATTTCTTCCTAACGCATGTTACTAAGGCTGCTGGACCGGTTGCTTTTGTGACTGGGATCGAAAGCAAGAATCAGTACGTAATTAACAAGGCTCGTAAGAACGCCAAGAAGGAACACGTTAATAATCGAATCAACGTCATTCACGGGGACGTTCGACATTTACCGTTTCCAAACGATTCGTTCAATTTAATTACCGCGATGGACACCAAGGACAGCTTTATGGACGACCGTGATACCGAAGATGTTCATCAAATCTATCACGAAATTATTCGAGTTCTTAAACAATACGGTAGTTTCGTTCTGGTAAGTAACCAGAAGAACGTTAACCGAATCTACAACTATCTTGATACCTTAGATGGGATTCAGGTTAAACGATCCCACACCACCAGCAAGTTCGATATTCTTCACTGGGGTGAACTGACTTTGAAAAAAGAATAA
- a CDS encoding NAD(P)H-hydrate epimerase: MKTISVKQAQQADLKTQKEVGIPGLVLMERAALKAADNLWHTNWNLNHVLVVAGSGNNGGDGLAVARLLAVKGVHVDILLLGNPKHYSDEHQTQLHTCKYYHVPVVDPKNVDWKKYTVIIDAIFGTGLSRPVAGNYVDFIKKINQAPARVQAIDIPSGLNGSTGKVMGVSVKADLTSTFAYAKNGMVKPEAKPYIGKLIVNDIGIYC; this comes from the coding sequence ATGAAGACAATTTCTGTAAAACAAGCTCAGCAGGCTGATTTAAAGACTCAAAAAGAAGTCGGCATCCCCGGTTTAGTATTAATGGAACGTGCCGCTTTGAAAGCTGCCGATAATTTATGGCACACGAACTGGAACTTGAATCACGTCTTAGTTGTCGCCGGTTCTGGCAACAATGGTGGTGATGGTTTAGCCGTTGCTCGATTGTTAGCTGTTAAGGGCGTTCACGTTGATATCCTATTATTAGGTAATCCTAAGCATTACTCTGATGAACACCAGACTCAGTTACATACTTGTAAGTACTACCATGTTCCAGTCGTCGACCCAAAGAACGTTGACTGGAAGAAGTACACCGTAATTATTGACGCTATTTTCGGAACGGGACTTTCTCGTCCGGTTGCCGGTAATTACGTTGACTTCATCAAGAAGATCAACCAGGCTCCAGCCAGAGTTCAAGCGATTGACATCCCATCTGGCTTAAACGGTAGTACCGGTAAAGTCATGGGTGTTAGTGTTAAAGCTGACTTAACATCTACCTTTGCCTACGCTAAGAATGGCATGGTGAAGCCCGAAGCTAAGCCATACATTGGTAAATTAATCGTTAATGATATTGGTATCTACTGTTAA
- a CDS encoding APC family permease, producing MININKEKLGFWSIVLLGINAIIGSGIFLLPNFGMKSFGPASILVLFVDAFLACTIGMCFAECSGLFSETGGAYIYARQAFGNFFGYEVGIAAWVIRIIAEATMYMAFATALGGFFPALNSPFAHDVIVTIMGVFLMAINIAGIRVSSVLNNVVTVGKLVPILLVIVVGLAFLHPANFHPFFITKLTTMHNFSNTAITLFYIFTGVEGLVVSAGEMNNVKKNLPRAILIVLGVVTLIYVLVMVACVGVMGTKLANTSVPLQSTMDTAIGHWGGAIIAIGSILSIGGIGVAATFITPRSMIALSDHGIMPKSFAKRNRWNAPYVSIIVCTVLTLLLAYSGTFTKLAQISAVSRFAQYIPTCIAVMVFRKTMPKAKRAFKLPLGYTIPIIALAVSAWLLVETNVEELLWGLGALVIAVPFYFITREYRHKI from the coding sequence CTGATTAACATTAACAAAGAAAAATTAGGCTTTTGGAGCATTGTATTACTAGGAATTAATGCCATCATTGGTTCTGGGATCTTCCTGTTACCAAATTTCGGCATGAAGTCGTTTGGTCCGGCCAGCATTCTAGTCTTGTTTGTCGATGCATTTCTGGCTTGCACGATTGGAATGTGCTTTGCTGAATGTTCCGGATTATTTAGTGAAACTGGTGGCGCTTATATTTACGCTCGCCAGGCATTCGGTAACTTTTTCGGTTACGAAGTTGGGATCGCAGCTTGGGTAATCAGGATTATCGCTGAAGCTACTATGTATATGGCTTTTGCCACGGCACTAGGCGGTTTCTTTCCTGCTTTAAATTCGCCGTTTGCGCATGACGTCATCGTTACAATTATGGGTGTCTTCTTGATGGCCATTAATATTGCTGGAATCAGGGTTTCGTCCGTCCTTAATAACGTCGTTACGGTTGGTAAGCTGGTACCCATCCTGTTAGTAATTGTGGTTGGTCTAGCTTTCTTGCATCCCGCTAACTTCCACCCGTTCTTCATCACCAAATTAACGACCATGCATAACTTCTCCAACACGGCCATTACGCTCTTCTACATCTTTACCGGTGTTGAAGGACTAGTCGTATCAGCTGGTGAAATGAACAACGTTAAGAAAAACTTACCTCGTGCAATCTTGATCGTTCTAGGTGTCGTTACGTTAATTTACGTCCTAGTGATGGTTGCCTGTGTTGGTGTTATGGGCACTAAGTTAGCTAACACTTCCGTCCCGTTACAATCCACCATGGACACCGCAATTGGTCACTGGGGCGGTGCCATCATCGCCATTGGATCGATTCTATCAATTGGTGGAATCGGGGTCGCAGCCACGTTTATTACACCCCGTTCAATGATTGCGTTATCTGATCACGGCATTATGCCGAAGTCGTTCGCCAAACGAAACCGTTGGAACGCACCATACGTTTCAATCATTGTTTGCACGGTTCTAACGTTACTGTTAGCTTACTCCGGGACTTTTACCAAGTTAGCTCAGATTAGTGCTGTTTCAAGATTTGCTCAATACATCCCAACCTGTATCGCTGTGATGGTCTTCCGGAAAACGATGCCAAAAGCAAAACGAGCCTTTAAGTTACCACTGGGCTACACAATTCCAATCATTGCGTTAGCCGTGTCCGCATGGTTATTGGTTGAAACCAACGTTGAAGAACTACTGTGGGGCCTTGGTGCATTAGTAATTGCTGTTCCGTTCTACTTCATTACCCGCGAATATCGTCATAAAATATAG
- a CDS encoding HXXEE domain-containing protein, producing MKKLIINHWYDLNALIAVLMVILIITQKGSFDFQQRVILFEFAFMNAHLFEEYGHSGTMPGTLNVALYHNRQAPLVYPFNQLSAIICNYLFMIILWLLPAFEPEWNWAILGAIFWGFIEFLLHLVYYPHKTHSTMSGGILTALMGFLPCGIIYMAFAINAGKISIISATVGLIYPIILYMIIFRWLGAKVLATPAPKYPFTVNQIARYVKNIKEHPTTHHKVGTL from the coding sequence ATGAAAAAACTAATCATTAACCACTGGTACGACCTAAACGCATTAATTGCCGTTCTAATGGTTATCCTTATTATTACCCAGAAAGGTAGTTTTGATTTTCAGCAACGGGTAATCCTCTTTGAGTTTGCCTTTATGAACGCACATCTATTTGAAGAATACGGTCATTCAGGAACGATGCCTGGAACCTTAAACGTTGCGTTGTATCATAACCGGCAAGCACCGTTGGTATACCCATTCAATCAATTATCGGCGATCATCTGTAACTACCTATTTATGATTATTCTATGGTTGTTACCAGCATTCGAACCTGAATGGAACTGGGCAATCTTGGGTGCGATCTTTTGGGGCTTCATCGAATTTCTGCTCCATTTGGTTTACTACCCACACAAGACTCACTCTACAATGAGTGGTGGCATCCTAACCGCTTTAATGGGCTTCCTACCGTGTGGCATAATCTACATGGCGTTTGCTATTAACGCTGGTAAGATCAGCATTATTAGTGCAACAGTTGGCTTAATCTACCCGATTATCTTATACATGATTATCTTTAGGTGGCTCGGTGCCAAGGTTTTAGCTACACCTGCACCTAAGTATCCATTTACCGTTAACCAAATTGCACGTTACGTTAAAAACATTAAAGAACACCCAACTACTCATCATAAGGTTGGGACGTTATAA
- a CDS encoding type 1 glutamine amidotransferase domain-containing protein, with translation MSKVAALVTNQFEDSELTSPRKALEDAGNSVDVIEKKAGATIVGEHGTKAKVDKSIDDVKPSDYDALLLPGGFSPDQLRVDDRFVNFVKAFLMSNKPVFAICHGPQFFMQTGLANQLTLTAYTTIRTDLFYAGARVKDQALVVDKKHNLYTSRTPADLDKFNPAIVNALK, from the coding sequence ATGAGTAAAGTTGCTGCACTCGTAACTAATCAGTTTGAAGATTCAGAATTAACGTCACCACGCAAGGCATTGGAAGATGCCGGTAACAGTGTTGACGTTATCGAAAAGAAAGCTGGTGCCACCATCGTTGGTGAACACGGTACTAAAGCCAAGGTCGATAAGTCCATCGATGATGTTAAACCAAGCGATTATGATGCCTTACTCTTACCAGGTGGCTTTTCACCTGATCAATTAAGGGTCGACGATCGTTTCGTTAACTTCGTTAAGGCATTCTTAATGTCTAACAAACCAGTCTTTGCTATCTGCCATGGTCCACAGTTCTTTATGCAGACAGGTTTAGCTAATCAGTTAACTCTGACTGCTTATACCACGATTCGAACTGACTTATTCTATGCTGGTGCTCGTGTTAAGGATCAGGCATTAGTGGTTGATAAGAAGCATAATTTATACACTAGCCGAACACCTGCTGACTTAGATAAGTTTAATCCAGCCATCGTTAACGCATTAAAATAA
- a CDS encoding CPBP family intramembrane glutamic endopeptidase: MKHVSTNVLEWIHNYVPKIIVLLLLYLMVGFVQLPIRFINDNASVLHNTVYVIIYFVSFIVAILIARKVYLDHTHHPIRKVTKQDLWLIIKVYALALVVEFILNYLNYKLNGQLSSKNNDVIMQLLERNRTVLIIMTISMVCLSPILEEFVFRGYIMDAFFGPKRLWWPMIVSGLVFASGHLTSTWISFAVYVSLGMFLGYVYKRSNNIRASMLMHALNNFLSVIPLLIMILR; encoded by the coding sequence ATGAAGCACGTATCAACCAATGTTTTAGAGTGGATTCATAATTACGTACCTAAAATTATCGTTTTACTACTACTATATCTAATGGTCGGTTTTGTCCAGTTACCGATTCGTTTTATAAATGATAACGCCAGCGTTTTACACAACACCGTCTACGTCATCATTTACTTTGTCTCATTCATCGTTGCCATCTTAATTGCTCGGAAAGTCTATTTAGATCACACCCATCACCCGATCCGTAAAGTCACTAAGCAGGATTTGTGGCTAATCATTAAAGTCTATGCTTTAGCCCTAGTAGTTGAATTTATTTTAAATTACCTTAATTACAAGTTGAACGGTCAACTTTCAAGTAAAAATAACGATGTGATTATGCAGTTATTGGAACGTAATCGAACCGTTCTGATTATTATGACCATCAGTATGGTCTGCCTGTCACCAATCCTAGAGGAATTCGTTTTCCGTGGTTACATCATGGATGCGTTCTTCGGTCCAAAACGATTGTGGTGGCCGATGATCGTTAGTGGGTTGGTCTTTGCCAGTGGTCATTTGACGTCGACCTGGATTAGCTTTGCCGTGTACGTTTCGTTAGGGATGTTCCTAGGATATGTTTATAAACGTAGTAACAATATCCGAGCATCGATGCTGATGCACGCCTTGAATAACTTTTTGTCGGTGATTCCGTTGCTGATTATGATTCTGCGATAA
- a CDS encoding LCP family protein — MSKHRNSQHVMGIHKKRIRHRRHRHIFTKLIFSVIGLVILFYVAIALINGYSFQHNSYSSQGVTRNTATRLRFSQPVNILIMGTDTGAIHRTERYGRTDEIMMNTLSPERRTMRVTSVPRDSLVWLDGHDAKINSAYEFKGAPFTQNYIHLWLNVPINGYMLINLGGLEHLTTDVGGVRVNPPLSFKYGSLHVKKNHPVRIKGSKVREYCQMRYDDPKGDYGRQLRQRQVLFQLIHQVTTVHNLIFHPTLAKKLTKYVKTNLSLQDLANLALRYRGTRDHEISTHYQGYSKQISGQDYQVLSNHEIDQQAKQINQLLQVISKSS; from the coding sequence ATGTCAAAGCATCGTAATTCTCAACACGTTATGGGAATTCATAAGAAAAGGATTCGTCATCGTCGACACCGCCATATATTTACTAAATTGATCTTTAGCGTGATTGGTTTAGTGATTCTTTTTTATGTTGCGATTGCTTTAATTAACGGTTATTCCTTTCAACATAATAGCTATTCCAGTCAGGGAGTAACCAGAAATACGGCAACCCGGCTTCGTTTTTCACAACCTGTTAATATTCTCATTATGGGAACTGATACTGGAGCAATTCATCGAACCGAACGGTATGGTCGGACGGATGAAATTATGATGAATACCTTGAGTCCTGAAAGACGAACGATGCGAGTAACTAGCGTACCTCGTGATTCATTAGTTTGGCTCGATGGCCATGATGCTAAGATTAATTCGGCATATGAATTTAAGGGCGCACCGTTTACCCAGAATTACATTCATTTATGGTTGAATGTGCCGATAAATGGTTACATGTTGATTAATCTAGGTGGCCTTGAACATCTAACGACCGATGTCGGTGGGGTTCGTGTGAATCCTCCGCTATCATTTAAGTATGGATCACTTCACGTGAAAAAGAATCACCCAGTTCGAATAAAAGGTAGTAAAGTCAGGGAATACTGCCAGATGCGTTATGATGATCCAAAAGGCGATTATGGTCGTCAATTACGTCAACGCCAAGTCTTATTTCAGTTAATCCATCAGGTTACTACCGTTCACAATTTAATTTTTCACCCAACGTTAGCTAAAAAACTTACTAAGTATGTAAAGACGAATTTATCTTTACAAGATTTAGCCAATTTAGCTCTGCGTTATCGTGGGACTCGTGATCATGAAATCTCGACGCATTATCAAGGTTACAGTAAACAGATTAGTGGTCAGGATTACCAAGTCTTATCTAATCATGAAATTGATCAACAAGCGAAGCAGATTAATCAATTGCTACAAGTAATTAGTAAATCATCCTAA
- the galE gene encoding UDP-glucose 4-epimerase GalE, which translates to MTTILVTGGAGYIGSHTVDRLIHHGFDVVVVDNLMTGHRQAINSKARFYQGDIRDQDFLNQVFDRESIAGVIHFASVSIVPESMKNPLKYFDDNVKGTITLLEVMHKHHVKRIVFSSSAATYGEPKRIPIKETDPQIPTNPYGETKLMMEKIMQWSDQAYGIHFIALRYFNVGGAKLDGSIGEDHSPETHLIPIILQVALGKRSKLQIFGDDYPTKDGTNVRDYVHVLDLADAHILAMKRLLNGGHSDFFNLGSSTGFSNLQMLKAARDVTGKPIPAEMAPRRPGDPSTLIADSTKARKVLGWSPKYDDVHKIIGSAWRWARKHPNGYDK; encoded by the coding sequence ATGACAACTATTTTAGTTACCGGAGGAGCCGGGTACATTGGTTCCCATACTGTTGATCGTTTAATTCATCATGGCTTTGACGTCGTCGTGGTGGATAATTTAATGACGGGGCATCGTCAAGCTATTAATTCAAAAGCCCGTTTTTATCAGGGTGATATCCGTGATCAGGATTTCTTAAATCAAGTCTTTGATAGGGAATCAATTGCCGGTGTAATTCATTTTGCTTCCGTGTCGATCGTTCCTGAATCAATGAAAAATCCCTTGAAGTATTTTGATGATAATGTCAAAGGTACCATTACTTTATTGGAAGTAATGCATAAGCATCATGTTAAACGGATTGTCTTCTCATCATCAGCTGCGACTTATGGTGAACCGAAACGAATTCCGATTAAAGAAACGGATCCGCAAATTCCTACTAATCCGTATGGTGAAACCAAGTTAATGATGGAAAAGATTATGCAGTGGTCCGATCAGGCTTACGGGATTCATTTCATCGCGCTCCGTTACTTTAACGTGGGTGGTGCCAAGCTCGATGGTAGTATTGGTGAAGACCATAGCCCAGAGACCCATTTGATTCCAATTATCTTGCAAGTTGCTTTGGGTAAACGATCGAAGCTCCAGATCTTTGGAGATGATTACCCAACGAAAGACGGAACTAACGTTCGAGATTACGTTCACGTTCTCGATTTAGCGGATGCCCATATCTTGGCTATGAAGCGATTACTAAACGGTGGTCATTCAGATTTCTTTAATTTAGGTTCATCAACCGGCTTTTCAAATCTCCAGATGTTAAAAGCTGCCCGTGACGTGACTGGTAAACCGATTCCAGCAGAAATGGCACCCCGTCGTCCTGGTGATCCAAGTACATTGATTGCCGACTCAACTAAGGCTCGAAAGGTCTTAGGATGGTCACCGAAATATGATGACGTTCATAAAATTATCGGTAGTGCCTGGCGTTGGGCTCGAAAGCACCCGAATGGTTACGATAAGTAG
- a CDS encoding YveK family protein translates to MNNNFDLSDVFQEVRKFLGILKNHIKTIILTTILTVAVFSIALFFVIKPQYQASTQMIVDQKVSKSIRENQIQALQQADSQLVNTYKSIITSPTVSSRVQKRLGNGKLVKSAQVSVDTQPNSQVFNISVKSSNPFVAAQVSNETAKVFKSRLKHFMGANTASVIAKAAPNPAPVFPKRSIGLLLGLVVGVMLGIALALFEEFGAKYITSMDYVTNNLELTNLGEVNDINLKKIRRNAQIIKKHSRHVDNGNQREDEQK, encoded by the coding sequence TTGAATAATAATTTTGACTTAAGTGATGTATTCCAGGAAGTCCGTAAATTTCTTGGAATCCTTAAAAATCATATCAAAACGATTATTCTCACGACAATCTTAACGGTGGCTGTATTTTCAATTGCACTCTTTTTTGTGATCAAACCTCAATACCAAGCATCTACTCAAATGATTGTTGATCAGAAAGTAAGCAAAAGTATTCGAGAAAATCAGATTCAGGCCTTGCAACAGGCAGATTCTCAGTTAGTCAATACTTATAAAAGTATTATTACGAGTCCAACCGTTAGTTCTCGGGTTCAAAAACGTTTGGGAAATGGTAAATTAGTAAAGAGTGCTCAAGTTAGTGTAGATACCCAACCCAATTCACAGGTATTTAACATTAGCGTTAAATCGTCTAACCCGTTTGTAGCAGCCCAAGTTAGTAACGAAACGGCAAAAGTTTTTAAAAGCCGTTTAAAGCATTTTATGGGAGCTAATACCGCTAGCGTAATCGCAAAAGCTGCTCCCAATCCAGCACCAGTCTTTCCAAAACGATCGATTGGATTATTGTTAGGACTTGTCGTTGGAGTAATGTTAGGAATTGCCCTAGCACTATTTGAAGAATTCGGTGCTAAATATATCACCAGTATGGATTACGTAACCAATAATTTAGAATTAACCAATTTAGGTGAAGTGAACGACATTAACTTAAAAAAGATCCGGAGAAATGCTCAAATCATTAAGAAGCATTCAAGACACGTAGATAACGGCAATCAGAGAGAGGATGAACAAAAATGA
- a CDS encoding CpsD/CapB family tyrosine-protein kinase — protein MSWNRFHIFGHHQRQLNDRTNRYGTYLVTHDYPNSTVAEQFRTVRINLAFSSAHTILITSDSQNEGKSTVSSNLAIVCAQEGKHVCLVDCDMRQPSVAKIFSLDNQYGLSTFLSKQNQSLIQKTHIKNLDVVTSGPIPPDPSELLASNQMNKLIQMLKKKYDIVIFDTPPVNSVSDTSILASKVDGVVIVIPQNVAVKFHVQSEIKQLKKVHAHILGAIMNHVTNHTFNGYYYYYY, from the coding sequence ATGAGTTGGAATCGATTCCATATTTTTGGACATCATCAACGTCAATTGAATGATCGTACTAATCGATATGGTACATATTTGGTGACTCATGATTATCCTAATTCAACTGTTGCTGAACAGTTCCGCACGGTTCGAATTAATCTGGCCTTTTCTTCGGCACATACGATCTTGATTACGTCTGATTCACAGAATGAGGGAAAATCAACCGTTAGTTCTAATTTAGCAATCGTTTGTGCCCAAGAGGGGAAACACGTTTGTTTAGTTGATTGTGATATGCGGCAACCATCCGTTGCTAAAATTTTTAGTCTTGATAATCAATACGGTTTATCAACATTCTTATCAAAGCAAAACCAATCGTTAATTCAGAAGACCCACATCAAAAATTTAGATGTTGTCACTAGTGGGCCGATTCCACCAGATCCATCTGAATTGTTAGCTAGTAATCAAATGAATAAGTTAATTCAGATGTTAAAGAAGAAGTATGATATCGTAATCTTTGATACTCCACCGGTAAATTCAGTTTCTGACACATCAATTCTAGCTTCGAAAGTTGATGGCGTCGTGATCGTAATTCCGCAAAACGTTGCTGTTAAATTTCATGTTCAGTCAGAGATTAAGCAATTAAAGAAGGTCCATGCCCATATTTTAGGTGCCATCATGAATCATGTAACAAATCATACATTTAATGGTTATTATTACTACTATTATTAA
- a CDS encoding IS3 family transposase: protein MYSFDFDTKANAVKAYLSGIGSTTLNHTYGIKSSATILGWVAKYKKYGSKGLVVSHTKSVYPFKYKLKVLNWMVLHHKSYPETALHFNIAFPATIFYWERKLENGDLRPMKSKYKSHKMNDDIDSLINQLKSCRKQNLELRIQCRYSNLTKDYDQIDSIHRIIKEYSQVPISRILKILDIPRSSYYYKKKASLSHRDAYNLKLAHTIYKIREISNYKFGYRTITGILRNTVHINHKRVQRIIQMYGWQCTAFSKKKRKYNSYHGQVGKIAPNVLGGNFKTKLFGRKTTTDVSECRYGNQDIHHRIYISPYMDLATDEIIAFNISNHPTVGFTLKPLIRGLNTLKKLHLPYKTIVHSDQGIQYQSHVWQDTLKNYGAIQSMSRKGRCHDNAQMESFFHLMKVGVMDKHYQTEGQLIKALKYWIWYYNNIRPKKKLGYKSPVEYRKFLIA from the coding sequence ATGTATAGTTTTGACTTTGACACTAAAGCAAATGCAGTTAAAGCCTATTTGTCGGGAATAGGTTCAACTACGTTGAACCATACCTATGGGATTAAAAGTAGTGCAACGATATTGGGTTGGGTCGCCAAATATAAGAAATATGGTTCTAAGGGCCTAGTTGTAAGCCATACCAAGAGCGTGTATCCTTTTAAATATAAATTAAAAGTGCTGAACTGGATGGTACTTCACCACAAGTCTTATCCAGAGACAGCACTTCACTTTAATATTGCGTTCCCAGCAACAATCTTTTATTGGGAACGTAAATTAGAAAATGGAGATCTACGCCCAATGAAATCTAAGTATAAATCCCATAAGATGAATGATGACATAGACTCGTTAATAAATCAATTAAAATCTTGTCGAAAACAAAATTTGGAACTTAGAATCCAATGTCGGTACAGTAATTTGACTAAAGACTATGACCAAATAGACAGTATTCATAGGATAATTAAGGAATATTCTCAAGTCCCGATAAGTCGTATCTTAAAGATACTTGATATTCCCCGAAGTAGCTATTATTACAAGAAGAAAGCGTCGCTTTCTCATCGTGACGCATATAATTTAAAATTAGCTCATACAATTTACAAAATAAGAGAAATATCTAACTATAAATTTGGGTACCGTACAATTACAGGCATTTTAAGAAACACTGTCCATATAAATCATAAGCGGGTCCAAAGAATTATTCAGATGTATGGCTGGCAATGTACGGCTTTCAGCAAGAAAAAGCGTAAATATAATTCATATCATGGTCAGGTTGGCAAGATAGCTCCTAACGTACTTGGTGGGAACTTTAAAACTAAATTATTTGGACGCAAGACAACGACTGATGTAAGCGAGTGTAGATACGGGAATCAAGATATTCATCATCGCATCTATATATCGCCATATATGGATTTAGCGACCGATGAAATTATCGCATTCAATATCAGTAATCATCCAACCGTAGGTTTCACCTTAAAGCCATTAATTAGGGGCCTGAATACATTAAAGAAACTTCATTTACCATATAAAACGATTGTCCATAGCGATCAGGGAATTCAATACCAAAGCCACGTTTGGCAAGACACTCTAAAGAATTATGGTGCAATTCAATCGATGTCTCGTAAAGGTCGCTGTCATGACAACGCCCAAATGGAGTCATTCTTTCATCTGATGAAGGTTGGAGTAATGGATAAACATTATCAGACCGAAGGTCAGTTAATTAAGGCACTTAAGTATTGGATATGGTACTATAACAATATTCGCCCAAAGAAAAAACTAGGTTATAAATCTCCGGTTGAGTACCGAAAATTTCTTATAGCCTAG